The following proteins come from a genomic window of Alnus glutinosa chromosome 10, dhAlnGlut1.1, whole genome shotgun sequence:
- the LOC133879298 gene encoding uncharacterized protein LOC133879298: protein MADTSRQFVEAITRMPQPNNQAEPLGCSLRGFSSHNFRSFEGIEGPSAVEAWLTDIEVLFDIFGCTNEQRVRYIELKLTGEAGRWWTSKKVLLTKPPNETVITWDLFKVEYNRRFFPRAQRQLRAIEFQNLVQGDMTVEQYSAIFIELARFTANLIPDEESKVERFENGLNPRIKERVICLEIKDYARLMEVASLAERGIRESAAVYKLKRQLKLQTSSPANRPVIEYDSKPAVARNFPPTLGD, encoded by the coding sequence ATGGCTGACACCTCTAGGCAATTCGTCGAAGCGATAACACGTATGCCACAACCCAACAACCAAGCCGAACCTCTAGGTTGTTCACTCCGTGGCTTTTCTAGTCACAACTTCCGATCGTTTGAAGGTATAGAAGGACCAAGCGCAGTTGAAGCATGGCTCACTGACATCGAGGTACTGTTCGACATCTTCGGCTGCACCAACGAACAGAGGGTCAGATACATCGAACTAAAGCTGACAGGCGAAGCTGGAAGATGGTGGACCTCTAAGAAGGTATTGCTAACAAAACCCCCAAACGAAACGGTAATCACTTGGGACCTATTTAAAGTTGAATACAACAGGCGATTCTTCCCCAGAGCTCAAAGGCAACTGAGAGCTATCGAATTCCAAAATCTTGTCCAGGGTGACATGACAGTGGAACAATACTCCGCCATATTCATAGAACTCGCTAGGTTCACCGCTAACTTAATCCCCGACGAAGAATCAAAAGTAGAGAGGTTCGAAAATGGGCTTAACCCTCGCATCAAGGAAAGGGTGATATGCCTCGAGATCAAGGACTACGCCCGGTTAATGGAAGTAGCGTCTCTTGCGGAGAGAGGAATTCGCGAATCAGCAGCAGTCTATAAACTGAAAAGGCAATTAAAATTGCAGACGTCGTCTCCGGCAAATAGGCCAGTGATAGAGTATGATTCCAAACCAGCTGTGGCCAGGAATTTTCCGCCTACACTTGGAGATTAG